From the genome of Longispora fulva:
AGTCGACCCGACACTATCCAGGATCGAGTTCCTTCCGGGCAGGCATCTCTGACCTGCGCGCGGCCCACAACCGCCTGAACCCTTCGACTTCACACAGAAAACGAGCAGCGCGGCCATTGATGACGCCGAGTTGGTTAGACGCCGAACATCCTGGCCGAATCTCAACGCGAGCGATGGTTAAGCCCGGATCCGGAGTACCCGATCGAGGCGTACACGCCCCGCAGCGCTTCGACGCGCTCGGGTGCTCGATGCCTGCGGCGGACTCTGTAGGGGCGGAGATTCTCCGGGCCGTGACCGGGACACGGGTCACCGTCGTTGGCCCGCCCGCCCTCGACCGGCTCACCTCGGAGGCGCGACGGCGGGTGGGCCGTCGCGCCTCGGTCGGCGCACTACATGCGTGCGGGGGCGCTGATCCCGAGCAGGTCCAGGCCCTGGGCGAGGGTGCGGGCGGTCAGGTCGCACAGCGCCAGCCGGCTCTGGCGGACCTCACCTTCGGAGCGCAGCACGGGGCAGTGCTCGTAGAAGGTGGTGAAGGTCGAGGCGAGGGTGTGCAGGTATCCGGCGAGGCGGTGGAACTCCAGCGTCTCGGCGACGGTGTCAATGACGGGCGCGAAGGCGAGCAGTTCCAACGCGAGCGCCCGCTCGGCCGGCTCGGCGACGAGCACGGTCTGGCGGCCCTGGGGCGGTTCGATGTTGCCGCGGGTGAAGATGGACCGGATCCGGGCGTGAGCGTACTGCAGGTACGGGGCCGTGTTGCCTTCGAACGCGAGCATCCGGTCCCAGTCGAAGACGTAGTCCTTGACCCGGTCGACGGACAGGTCGGAGTACTTGATCGCTCCGATGCCCACGGCCTGGGCGACCTGGGCGCGGGTCTGCGGGTCGAGGTCCGGGTTCTTCTCCCGGATCACGGCGTCCGCGCGGGCGACGGCCTCGTCGAGCAGGTCGATGAGTTTGATCGTGCCGCCGGCCCGGGTGCGCAGCATCTTGCCGTCGGAGCCGAGTACCGAGCCGAAGCCGACGTGTGTGGCCCGCGCGGGCTCGACGAGCCAGCCGGCTTCACGCGCGGTCTGGTACACCATCTCCAGGTGCTGGCGCTGCGGGGAACCGACGACGTACAGCAGCCGGGTGGCTTTGAGTTCCTGGGTGCGGTACCGGATGGTGGCCAGGTCGGTGGCGCCGTAGCCGTAGCCGCCGTCGCGTTTGCGGACGATGACGGGCAGCGGCTCGCCGTCGCGGCCGGTGAACCCGGTCGGGAACACGCACTGCGCACCGCCGGACTCGCGCAGCAGCCCGAGCCGGTCGAGCTCGTCGACGAGCGCGCCGAGGCGGTCGTTGTAGAAGCTCTCGCCGTAGAAGTCGGTCGCGGTGAGAGTCACGTCGAGCTTGTCGTAGACGGCCAGGAAGTACTTCTCCGACTCCGCGCCCAGGAGCCGCCACAGGGCCAGGGTCTGCTCGTCGCCGCCCTGCAGGGCGACCACCCGCTGCCTGGACCGCTCGGCGAAGCCTGGATCGGCGTCGAACTTGACCCGGGCGGCCTGGTAGAAGCCGCTGAGGTCACCGACGGACAGTTCGTGGGCGGCCTCGGTCTCGCCCACGTCGAGCATGTGCTCGATCAGCATCCCGAACGGGGTGCCCCAGTCGCCGAGGTGGTTGGCGCGGATCACCTCATGCCCGAGCCAGGACAGCAGCCGGGCGGCGGCGTCGCCGATGACGGTGGAGCGCAGGTGCCCGACGTGCATCTCCTTGGCGACGTTCGGCGCGGAGTAGTCGATGGGTACGACGTCGGGATGCGCCGCCACGGGCACCCCGAAACGCGGGTCGGCGGCCACGTCGGCGACGAGGCGGCTGAGGGTCGCATCCGACACGGTGAGGTTGATGAACCCGGGGCCGGAGATCTCGATCGCGGCGACCAGGTCGGCGAGGTCGGCGTTGCGGAGGACGTCAGCGGCGATGTCCCGCGGTGCCCGTCCGAGCCGTTGGGCGAGCGGCAGTGCCCCGTCGGCCTGGAAGTGCGCGTGTGCCGATCGCCGCAGCGCGGGATCCGCCGGACCACCTGCCACGACCTCGAACGCGTACGCGAGCCGCTCATTGAGCAGCTTCTCCAGATGTGCCATGCGGGGAATCTAGTCGATCCGGCACGGCCATTTCGCGTCAGTTTCCCGGCGGGACCCGCGTCCGTGGGACCGCCGTGTGGTGGTGCCCGGGCTCGCCATCGTCAGCGAAGTGTTCGTCTTATCGGTTCTGCGACAGCTCGCCGGAGGCCGGACACAGGTCGTCGGTGGCCCTGTGCCGGACGGGATATCACTCCTCGGTAGACCGGCTGGAATGCCGATCGTCTGGTGCTGAGCTGCTGCCAGCTGGCTTGACCGCGTTGACCGTTCACGCTTCCGTTCGCCGCGATCTCGTCGCCTGGATGCCCCGGTAAACAGAGCAGGTTCCGCTTGGGGAATGTCGTGGCGGAGCTGGTCCGTGCTCTGCCATGACTCTGCCAAACCGACGTGTGGGTTGGCAGAGCAGGCCGCCGAATGCTCCGCGACCGGGAATCCGCACTGCGGCAGAGCGGAGGTATCGACCGAATTATGGCAGTGTGTGTTCTTGGCAGAGTTGTGGCAGAGCTCGCGAGAGCCGCTCTGCGGGGATTTCCGGCCTCGGCCGATGTCGCGGGAAGGGTGGGCATGATTCGCCCGCCGCACAGCCGTTTGCTGCATAAGTGCAGGTCAACGCCATGTTGATCTCTCGAACGGTGGTTGTGCCGCGTGCCTGTGGCGGGCTGGCAGAGATCGACCGCGCGGACCCCTAGAGCATGGAAAACAGGGCCTGAGCTGCACTGTTAGAGCTGTGGCAGAGCTGTATGCGTCACTGGAGCTTCCGTCGCCGCGTCCAGCGCGGCTTTCTTCTGACTCCCGGAGCACTGCCATGGACATCATCGGATCAGCCCTGACCGCCCGCGCCTTAGCCCTCGCCGCCTCTGGCGAGGCTTGGCCCCTACTGACGCGCGAGCCGGGTCCTCCGCTCGCGTTGGACTGCGCACCACCGCCACAAACCGCGTCGCCGTCGACGAGGCCTGCCGTCCCTGGACGTGGGCGTCGCAGGAGACTCCCGCCCGTCGGAGCTGCTGTGGCGGCATGTGGATGTGCACGTCGACCCGGCCCGCGACGTCGGGCTCA
Proteins encoded in this window:
- the argS gene encoding arginine--tRNA ligase; the encoded protein is MAHLEKLLNERLAYAFEVVAGGPADPALRRSAHAHFQADGALPLAQRLGRAPRDIAADVLRNADLADLVAAIEISGPGFINLTVSDATLSRLVADVAADPRFGVPVAAHPDVVPIDYSAPNVAKEMHVGHLRSTVIGDAAARLLSWLGHEVIRANHLGDWGTPFGMLIEHMLDVGETEAAHELSVGDLSGFYQAARVKFDADPGFAERSRQRVVALQGGDEQTLALWRLLGAESEKYFLAVYDKLDVTLTATDFYGESFYNDRLGALVDELDRLGLLRESGGAQCVFPTGFTGRDGEPLPVIVRKRDGGYGYGATDLATIRYRTQELKATRLLYVVGSPQRQHLEMVYQTAREAGWLVEPARATHVGFGSVLGSDGKMLRTRAGGTIKLIDLLDEAVARADAVIREKNPDLDPQTRAQVAQAVGIGAIKYSDLSVDRVKDYVFDWDRMLAFEGNTAPYLQYAHARIRSIFTRGNIEPPQGRQTVLVAEPAERALALELLAFAPVIDTVAETLEFHRLAGYLHTLASTFTTFYEHCPVLRSEGEVRQSRLALCDLTARTLAQGLDLLGISAPARM